Part of the Aquimarina sp. MAR_2010_214 genome is shown below.
CGATATTTGGCAAAAGAATTGGGAGAGCGTAAAATTACAGCCAACGTCATTGCTCCTGGCGCCATAGCAACTGATTTTGGTGGAGGAATGAACCGTGACAATACAGAAAAAAGAACTACGATCTCCAGTATCACCGCATTAGGACGTGTTGGTGAAGCCGAGGATATTGGCGGTACCGTTGCCTTTTTGTGTTCTGACAAAGCGGGTTGGATAAATGGACAACGGATCGAAGTTTCTGGTGGAATGCTAGTATAAAATTTTAAGAACTGGGCTTAATTTAGCCCCGTTCTTTTTCTTAAATTTATCATGATGAAAGAAATGCAACGTTTTAAAAAGATTAGTGATTATCATAAATTTGCAAGTATAAATGCTCCAGAACATCCTCTAATTAGTTTAGTGGATTATACCAAGGTGCAGTATCCATCAAATATTGATGATTTGAAATGGGTACAAGACTATTATACCATTGGACTAAAACGTAACATTGCTTACAAATTTTTTTATGGTCAGCAAGAATATGATTTTGATGAAGGATTAATGACTTTTATTGCTCCAAATCAGGTAATGAGTTTGACAAGTAATCCCAATATTAAGCATAAACCCTCTGGTTGGTTGCTATTGATTCATCCCGATTTTTTATGGAATACACCTTTGACTAAGCTAATAAAACAATACGGTTTTTTTGAATATTCTATTAATGAAGCTCTTTTTCTTTCTGAAAAAGAGGAAAAAATGATGGTGGATATCCTGAAAAACATTCAGCATGAATATCAATCCAACATTGATCAGTTTAGTCAGAAAATCATTATTTCGCAGCTGGAATTATTACTCAATTATGCCGAACGTTTTTATGAACGACAATTTATCACTCGCAAGATTTCGAACCATCAAACATTAAACCAATTAGAAGCAGTTTTAACGGATTATTTTAAGGAAGAAAGTTTAACTGAAAAAGGGTTGCCAACAGTTAGATGGGTAGCCAATCATTTGAATCTTTCTCCAAATTACTTGAGTAGTATGCTCAAATCTCTAACCGGACAAAGCACCCAACAACATATTCACAATAAATTGATTGAAAAAGCCAAAGAACAACTTTCTACCTCTCCTCTCTCGGTAAGTGAAGTTGCATACAACTTAGGTTTTGAGCACCCTGCTTCATTCACTAAGCTTTTCAAAAATAAAACCGAAATGTCTCCGGTTGAATTTAGAAAGACATTTAATTGAATATACAATACTAATGATATATTTATAATTCATTATGCATTGGTGACTACCAATTAGAATTGTTTCTGCTCTTACACTGATTTGATTCCGTAACAGAATTATACATAAGCTGATGGAAACTGATTCATATTGATATCTAAATAAGCAGGCCTTATTCTACGCATAGAATAAGGCCTGCTAAACTCAACTCACTAACTAAACTAATAAAATAACTAAACTTGTTACTCCATCATTTTTTTGGACAGCTCTTGTAACTGTGCTGATTTTTTCTGCATATAATCGCTTAGTTTTTTTACATCATCTGCAGAAAGGTTTCCCATTACCTCCTGAGCTTTTTTTCCTAGTTCTGCACCTTGTTCTCCAAGAGAAGCAAAAGCTGTCATATCCTTGCTTTCTACTGCTTTCTTATACTCTTCGATATATGCTTCATAAGAATTTACATACTCCTGGACTTTTTTATCACTAAAATTAGGAACTCCATTAGCAGATTGTGAAGACGTCTTTTCTTCTGTCTTTTCTTCTGTCTTTTCTTCTGTCTTTTCTTCTGTCTTTTCTACTTTATCTTCAGAAACCGAAGTATCTGATTTTGTTTCACTCTTACATGATACTGCTAGTATTGCGACTACTAATGATAGATTTAAAATTACTTTTTTCATGATTTATTTATGTGTTAATTATTTATAGATTTTCTTATTCATATTGACACTACAAATTTGAAGTATTTGGTAAGGTTGCCAAACACCTTTTTCAGTGAAAAAAGAATACCCTGAAAACAGGGTATTAAAGTAACAGGTCTATATAGTTTTATTAGAAAGGAATAGTGAAGTAAAAAGTACTTCCTTTTTTTTCTTTGGATGTAAGCCAGATTTTACCTCCGTGAGCTTCTACAATTTTTTTACAATGAGCCAAACCAATACCTGTGCCTTCATACTCATCTCTTGAATGTAACCGTTGGAAAATTGCAAAGATTCGTTCCTGATGCTTTTCTGGTATCCCAATACCATTATCCTGTATAGAGAATTGCCAGAAACCTTTTGATGCATCTTTGGGATCATTTTTTTCAACACATGTAATATCGATTTTAGGAATAGTATCTGGGGTGCTAAATTTAATACCATTACTAATAAGGTTTTGAAACAATAATCGAAGTTCTATTTCAGATCCTTTAATTACAGGTAGATTCTTTATGTTAATTTTTGCCCCTGTTTTGTCGAGAATAACCTTTAAATCCTTTTTTAATTCTTGTATAATGATATTACAATCAACATTATCATACTCCTTACTTCTTCCTAATCTAGAATATTCTAATAGTGCATCGATTAGTTTTTTCATTCGTATGCTTGCTTCTTTAATGAAAGTCATACTCTCTTTTCCTGCCTCATCGAAGTTTTCTTCATAATCTTCGGCTAATAAGCCTATAAAACTTGATATTGTATTAAGAGGTTCTTGAAGATCGTGACTTGCTATGTATGCAAATTGTTCTAACTCTTTATTTTTTGACTCCAGCTCTAAAGACTGGTTATAAATCTCAAGGTTTTTATGCTTTAATTCTTTATTATATTTTTTCTTAACTAGATAATTTCTATAAATAAAGATGCTAACTACAAGAATAAGGAGTATCAGGGCAATGAGTAATAGATTTACTTTTTTATGAGCAATAAGTTCTGTGGCTTGCTGATTTAAAACACTTTCCTGTTCTTTTATCTTTTCTTTTTGCTCAATCAGAAAATCATTTTGCATACTAATTTTCTGATTACCTTGTATGATTTTTTCTTCCTGAATTTTTATAAAAGCAACTTGTTCCTGTATATTTTTCTCAAGTTCTCTTTCGATTACAACCTTTTCTTCATATTTTTTTTGCTGTATTTCACTCTCAGTATAAAGGCTTTCTATCTTTTTATTTCTTCGATTAATTTCTCCTTCTTTACTATCTATTTTTTCTAATTGATCTGTTATTTTTTCTTCTTGAGATTGTATTTGTTCTTCTTTATCTTTTAATATAGCTTCTTGCTTATCTTTATCTTCTTGTACCTTATTTAAGGTTCTTTCTGTTTTTCGATATAAACGTTTCCATTTTTCTGAAGAAGTGATGGCATATTTTCTTAACGTAGAAGCAATAGTAAACCCTTCTTCTTCTATCCGACTTTCATTAATCTCATATTCAAAAGAATCCCCTACATTAACCATATTAATCATAGAGGCATTGAAGTTATAATCCTCTCCAACCAGCATTATATTTTTTCCCGAAATCTTACTGAGTATATAATGCATATCATAGTTATATTTATGATTTACATATAGTAACTGAACATCTTTTACATTCTTAACAAACTGAAAACGAACAATTTCAACAGGTTTACCATGGATTTTACGCTTTAAAGACATTGCCTTTAGATCTAGTATTGTTCGATCGGGACCAAGTACCCCTATTTTGAAATTTTGGTGCTCTTCTATAGTTGGCCAAACTATCTGTTGTGCAAAAT
Proteins encoded:
- a CDS encoding YfiR/HmsC family protein, whose translation is MSFSLKIKAQETSNEEVKRLQRAIFVFNFAQQIVWPTIEEHQNFKIGVLGPDRTILDLKAMSLKRKIHGKPVEIVRFQFVKNVKDVQLLYVNHKYNYDMHYILSKISGKNIMLVGEDYNFNASMINMVNVGDSFEYEINESRIEEEGFTIASTLRKYAITSSEKWKRLYRKTERTLNKVQEDKDKQEAILKDKEEQIQSQEEKITDQLEKIDSKEGEINRRNKKIESLYTESEIQQKKYEEKVVIERELEKNIQEQVAFIKIQEEKIIQGNQKISMQNDFLIEQKEKIKEQESVLNQQATELIAHKKVNLLLIALILLILVVSIFIYRNYLVKKKYNKELKHKNLEIYNQSLELESKNKELEQFAYIASHDLQEPLNTISSFIGLLAEDYEENFDEAGKESMTFIKEASIRMKKLIDALLEYSRLGRSKEYDNVDCNIIIQELKKDLKVILDKTGAKINIKNLPVIKGSEIELRLLFQNLISNGIKFSTPDTIPKIDITCVEKNDPKDASKGFWQFSIQDNGIGIPEKHQERIFAIFQRLHSRDEYEGTGIGLAHCKKIVEAHGGKIWLTSKEKKGSTFYFTIPF
- a CDS encoding AraC family transcriptional regulator; the protein is MKEMQRFKKISDYHKFASINAPEHPLISLVDYTKVQYPSNIDDLKWVQDYYTIGLKRNIAYKFFYGQQEYDFDEGLMTFIAPNQVMSLTSNPNIKHKPSGWLLLIHPDFLWNTPLTKLIKQYGFFEYSINEALFLSEKEEKMMVDILKNIQHEYQSNIDQFSQKIIISQLELLLNYAERFYERQFITRKISNHQTLNQLEAVLTDYFKEESLTEKGLPTVRWVANHLNLSPNYLSSMLKSLTGQSTQQHIHNKLIEKAKEQLSTSPLSVSEVAYNLGFEHPASFTKLFKNKTEMSPVEFRKTFN